The proteins below are encoded in one region of bacterium:
- a CDS encoding Mrp/NBP35 family ATP-binding protein, whose product MSQPSERDVLEALRPIEDPDFKRSIVDLGFIKNLQIDSGKVAFAIELTTPACPVKDMFRQAAEQAVAALPGVDEVEVTMTAQTRGSAHENRPEGLEQVKNVIAVASGKGGVGKSTVAVNLALSLAGTGAKVGLLDCDIFGPSIPLMLNISGYPRVTEDKKIFPLQSYGLKLMSIGFLAGDDAPVIWRGPMVHGVIRQFLGDVAWGNLDYLVLDLPPGTGDAALTLVQTAPLSGAVIVTTPQEVSLIDARKGLKMFQQVNVPVLGIVENMSYFVCDGCEKQHMLFGEGGADRAAKELGVEVLARVPMQPDVVTAGDTGKPTWISAPDSVAGQAFGELSGIVARKLALLNAEAPPVVGANVEWVNTPR is encoded by the coding sequence ATGAGCCAACCCAGCGAGCGCGACGTCCTCGAAGCGTTGCGTCCGATCGAAGACCCCGATTTCAAGCGTTCGATCGTCGACCTCGGGTTCATCAAGAACCTGCAGATCGATTCCGGCAAGGTCGCTTTCGCGATCGAACTGACAACACCTGCCTGCCCGGTAAAAGACATGTTCCGTCAGGCGGCCGAGCAGGCGGTCGCGGCGCTTCCCGGGGTGGATGAGGTCGAGGTGACGATGACCGCGCAGACTCGCGGATCGGCACACGAGAATCGACCCGAAGGGCTCGAGCAGGTCAAGAACGTGATCGCGGTAGCCAGTGGCAAGGGAGGCGTCGGCAAGTCGACGGTGGCGGTGAATCTGGCGCTCTCATTGGCCGGAACCGGCGCGAAAGTGGGCTTGCTGGATTGCGATATCTTTGGTCCCTCGATACCGCTAATGCTCAACATCTCGGGCTATCCGCGAGTCACCGAAGACAAGAAGATCTTTCCGCTGCAAAGCTACGGACTCAAGCTGATGTCGATCGGATTTCTCGCCGGGGATGACGCACCCGTAATCTGGCGAGGCCCAATGGTTCACGGAGTCATCCGTCAGTTCCTCGGCGACGTGGCTTGGGGAAACCTCGACTACCTCGTACTGGACCTTCCACCAGGCACGGGTGATGCGGCTCTCACACTCGTGCAGACCGCACCTCTTTCCGGCGCCGTGATCGTGACGACGCCACAAGAGGTCTCGCTGATCGACGCGCGCAAGGGACTGAAGATGTTCCAGCAGGTGAACGTACCGGTGCTCGGGATCGTCGAGAACATGAGTTACTTCGTATGCGACGGTTGCGAAAAGCAGCACATGCTCTTCGGTGAAGGAGGCGCAGATCGCGCCGCAAAGGAACTGGGTGTCGAAGTACTGGCACGCGTACCCATGCAGCCCGACGTCGTGACCGCTGGTGACACGGGAAAACCGACCTGGATTTCGGCTCCCGATAGCGTTGCGGGACAGGCTTTCGGCGAGTTGTCCGGAATCGTTGCGCGCAAACTCGCTCTGCTCAACGCCGAAGCACCTCCGGTCGTCGGCGCAAACGTCGAATGGGTCAATACTCCCCGATGA